From a single Hippopotamus amphibius kiboko isolate mHipAmp2 chromosome X, mHipAmp2.hap2, whole genome shotgun sequence genomic region:
- the LOC130841396 gene encoding LOW QUALITY PROTEIN: sal-like protein 2 (The sequence of the model RefSeq protein was modified relative to this genomic sequence to represent the inferred CDS: deleted 2 bases in 2 codons; substituted 2 bases at 2 genomic stop codons), whose product MSRRKQRKPXQLISDCKGPSASENGDASEEDHPQVYAKCCAQFTDPTEFLAHQNACSTDPPVMVIIGGQENPNNSSTSSEPRPEGHNSPQVMEAEQSSPSDSGSSVPTDPTWGPESSGHFLVAATGTAAGGGGGRILASPKLGATPLPPESTPAPPPPPPPPPPPGVGSGHXNIPLILEELRVLQQLQIHQMQMTEQICRQILLLGSLGQTVGTPSSPSELPGTGTDSSTKPLLPLFSPIKPVQTSNTLAPSSTSSSSAVETPKQAFFHLYHPPGSQHPFSAGGAGRSHKPTPVPSPALSGSTDQLISSPHLAFPGTTGLLAAQCLGAAQGLEAAASPGLLKPKNGSGELGYGEVVGPLEKPGGRHKCHFCVKVFGSDSALQSHLRSHTGERPYRCNVCGNRFTTRGNVKVHFHRHREKYPHVQMNPHPVPEHLDYVITSSGLPYGMSVPPEKAEEEAAVPGAGVERKPLVASTKALSATESLTLLSTGAGTATAPALPAFNKFVLMKAVEPKSKADENTPPGSEGLAIAGVTESDTATRMQVSKLVTSLPSWALLTNHFKSTSSFSFPYVLETLGASPSETSKLQQLVEKIDCQGALAVASTASGAPTTSAPAASSSASSGPNQCVICLRVLSCPRALRLHYGQHGGERPFKCKVCGRAFSTRGSLCAHFVGHKASPAARAQNSCPICQKKFTNAVTLQQHVRMHLGGQIPNGGTTLPEGGEAAQENGSEQSTASGAGSFPQQPSQQPSPEEELSKEDEEDEEEEEDVTDEDSLAGRGSESGGEKAISVRGDSEEASGAEEEVGTVAAVATAGKEMDSNEKTIQQPSLPPPLPPPPDSLDQTQPMEQGGSDVAGGTEEGGRPERSSSPAVALALEGGGGSTTLVEELSLQEAVRKEPGESSSRKACEVCGQTFPTHAAVEEHQKTHPKEGPLFTCVFCRQGFLERATLKKHMLLAHHQVQPFAPHSPQNIAALSLVPGCSPSITSPGLSPFPRKDDPTIPWPEFQLQLHLHYHFRPHTTSAVWPRNCGWEVASSNGIQRSHGEENPPSPLLASCIQDIA is encoded by the exons ATGTCTCGGCGAAAGCAGAGGAAACCCTAACAGTTAATCTCGGACTGCAAAGGTCCCAGCGCGTCTGAGAACGGTGATGCTAGCGAGGAGGACCACCCCCAAGTCTATGCCAAGTGCTGCGCACAATTCACTGATCCAACTGAATTCCTCGCCCACCAGAATGCATGTTCTACTGACCCCCCTGTAATGGTGATAATTGGGGGCCAA GAGAATCCCAACAACTCTTCGACCTCTTCTGAACCCCGGCCTGAGGGCCACAACAGTCCCCAGGTCATGGAGGCCGAGCAAAGCAGCCCCTCGGATTCCGGGTCCTCTGTACCCACAGATCCCACCTGGGGCCCGGAGTCTTCAGGGCACTTCCTCGTTGCTGCCACAGGTACAgcagctgggggaggtgggggccggATCTTAGCCAGCCCTAAGCTGGGAGCAACTCCTTTACCTCCAGAATCCACCCctgcaccccctcctcctccacctcctcctccgcCCCCAGGTGTAGGCAGCGGCCACTAGAACATCCCTCTGATCTTGGAAGAGCTCCGGGTACTGCAGCAGCTTCAGATCCATCAGATGCAGATGACTGAGCAAATCTGCCGGCAGATACTGCTGCTTGGCTCCTTAGGCCAGACAGTGGGCACCCCTTccagtccctcagagctacctGGGACAGGGACTGACTCCTCCACCAAGCCCTTGCTTCCCCTCTTCAGCCCCATCAAGCCTGTCCAAACCAGCAACACACTGGcaccttcctccacctcctcttcctcagcGGTGGAAACACCCAAGCAGGCTTTCTTCCATCTTTATCATCCACCGGGGTCACAGCATCCTTTTTCTGCTGGAGGGGCCGGGCGAAGCCACAAACccacccctgtcccctccccgGCCCTGTCAGGCAGCACGGATCAGCTGATTTCCTCGCCTCATCTGGCATTCCCAGGCACCACGGGACTACTGGCAGCACAGTGTCTTGGGGCAGCCCAGGGCCTTGAGgctgctgcctccccagggcTCCTGAAGCCAAAGAATGGAAGTGGTGAGCTGGGCTATGGGGAAGTGGTGGGTCCCTTGGAGAAGCCTGGTGGACGGCACAAATGCCACTTCTGTGTCAAAGTATTTGGCAGTGACAGTGCCCTGCAGAGCCACCTGCGTTCCCACACAGGTGAGAGGCCCTATAGGTGTAATGTCTGTGGCAACCGCTTTACCACGCGTGGCAACGTCAAAGTGCATTTCCACCGGCATCGGGAGAAGTACCCACATGTGCAGATGAACCCTCACCCGGTGCCAGAGCATCTAGACTACGTCATCACCAGCAGCGGCCTGCCCTATGGTATGTCTGTACCGCCAGAGAAGGCCGAGGAGGAGGCGGCCGTGCCAGGCGCAGGTGTGGAACGCAAGCCTCTGGTGGCCTCCACCAAGGCCCTCAGTGCCACAGAGAGCCTGACGCTGCTCTCCACTGGTGCAGGCACAGCCACAGCTCCTGCACTCCCTGCTTTCAATAAGTTTGTGCTCATGAAAGCGGTAGAGCCAAAGAGCAAAGCTGACGAAAATACCCCACCGGGGAGTGAGGGCTTAGCCATCGCTGGGGTGACAGAAAGTGACACAGCGACCCGCATGCAGGTAAGTAAGCTGGTGACCTCGCTACCCAGCTGGGCTCTGCTTACCAACCACTTTAAGTCCACCAGTAGCTTCTCCTTTCCTTATGTGCTGGAGACCTTGGGGGCTTCACCCTCAGAGACATCCAAGCTGCAGCAACTGGTAGAAAAGATTGATTGTCAAGGAGCCTTGGCAGTGGCCTCTACTGCCTCGGGAGCCCCCACCACCTCTGCCCCTGCAGCTTCGTCCTCAGCCTCGTCTGGACCTAACCAGTGTGTCATTTGTCTCCGGGTGCTAAGCTGTCCTCGAGCACTGCGCCTGCATTACGGCCAACATGGAGGTGAGCGGCCCTTCAAATGCAAAGTGTGTGGCAGAGCTTTCTCTACCCGGGGCAGTCTGTGTGCACATTTCGTGGGCCATAAGGCGAGTCCGGCTGCCCGGGCCCAGAACTCCTGCCCCATTTGCCAGAAGAAGTTCACCAATGCTGTTACTCTGCAGCAGCACGTTCGGATGCACCTGGGGGGCCAGATCCCCAATGGTGGCACCACGCTCCCTGAAGGCGGGGAAGCTGCCCAGGAGAACGGCTCTGAGCAATCTACAGCCTCTGGGGCAGGGAGCTTCCCCCAGCAGCCATCCCAGCAGCCATCCCCTGAAGAGGAGTTGTCCAAGGAGGACGAAGAGGacgaagaagaggaggaagatgtgaCGGACGAAGATTCCCTGGCAGGGAGAGGCTCCGAGAGTGGAGGTGAGAAGGCGATATCAGTGCGGGGTGATTCAGAAGAGGCCTCCggggcagaggaggaagtggggacTGTGGCGGCCGTGGCCACAGCTGGGAAGGAGATGGACAGTAATGAGAAAACGATTCAACAGCCTTCTCTGCCGCcaccgctgccaccaccacctgaCAGCCTGGATCAAACACAGCCAATGGAGCAGGGAGGCAGCGATGTTGCAGGAGGCACAGAAGAGGGGGGCAGACCTGAGAGGAGCTCCAGCCCAGCGGTAGCGCTGGCCCTAGAAGGGGGAGGCGGCAGCACCACCTTGGTGGAGGAGCTGAGCCTGCAGGAAGCGGTGAGGAAGGAGCCAGGAGAGAGCAGTAGCAGGAAGGCCTGTGAGGTGTGTGGCCAGACCTTTCCCACCCACGCAGCTGTGGAGGAGCATCAGAAGACCCACCCCAAGGAGGGGCCGCTCTTCACTTGTGTTTTCTGCAGGCAGGGCTTCCTCGAGCGGGCCACGCTCAAGAAGCATATGCTGCTGGCTCACCACCAGGTACAGCCCTTTGCCCCCCACAGCCCTCAGAATATTGCTGCTCTTTCCTTGGTCCCAGGCTGCTCACCCTCCATCACTTCTCCAGggctctcccccttcccccgaAAAGATGACCCCACAATCCCATGG CCCGagttccagctccagctccatctCCACTACCACTTCAGGCCCCACACCACCAGTGCTGTTTGGCCCAGGAACTGTGGCTGGGAAGTTGCCTCCAGCAATGGAATTCAGAGAAGCCACGGAGAAGAGAATCCCCCCTCT CCTCTTTTGGCCTCTTGCATCCAAGACATTGCCTGA